One Sporomusaceae bacterium ACPt DNA window includes the following coding sequences:
- a CDS encoding IS66 family transposase ISSwo2, translated as MQTQAQLEEENAELKKRVQELEALNKWYMEQLKLLRQKKFGASSEKSKRDDQEQLNLFNEAEAERQPIAVEPDVETISYQRKKGKRGENIKDLPVEVIEYTLPEGEQTCPACGEELHVMSKEVRKELTIVPAKVKVIEHVNYVYGCRNCEKNNIETPIITANAPKALLPKSMVSAELMAYIMSQKFVNAMPLYRQEQEFKRLGVTLSRQNLSNWVIKGVALLEPLLAALKKELLSRDLLHADETTLEVLCEPGRPAQTDSYMWLYRTSGDTDHPVVLYDYQEGRSGQFAKAYLAGFSGYLQTDGWHGYHKVEEAGVTLCGCWAHVRRKFNEALVGPAAKQPDSKEAIGLAYCNKLFDVEKKAEHMTPEERHELRQKEAKPIIEEFYKWIEACWADTLPQSLLGKALTYAQNQKKYLTAYLADGRIEISNNRAERSIKPFVIGRKNWLFCNTPGGARSSAAVYSLIQTAAENGLNPQAYLEYAFRQIQLQDTLCIEKLLPWAEEIPVSCKMPNKKA; from the coding sequence TTGCAAACACAGGCACAGCTTGAAGAAGAAAATGCGGAATTAAAGAAACGCGTTCAGGAATTGGAAGCGCTCAACAAGTGGTATATGGAGCAGTTGAAGCTGCTTCGCCAAAAAAAGTTTGGCGCTTCTTCGGAAAAAAGTAAACGCGATGACCAGGAACAGTTAAACCTCTTCAATGAGGCGGAAGCTGAGCGCCAACCGATTGCTGTGGAGCCGGACGTGGAAACCATCAGTTATCAGCGCAAAAAGGGTAAACGCGGAGAAAACATAAAGGACTTGCCGGTAGAAGTGATTGAATATACTCTGCCAGAAGGTGAACAGACCTGCCCTGCTTGCGGTGAAGAGCTGCATGTTATGAGCAAGGAAGTACGTAAGGAATTGACGATTGTTCCGGCAAAGGTCAAGGTTATCGAGCACGTAAACTATGTATACGGTTGCCGAAATTGCGAGAAAAACAATATAGAGACGCCGATCATCACGGCTAACGCGCCGAAAGCGTTGCTGCCTAAGAGCATGGTATCCGCCGAGCTTATGGCCTATATCATGAGCCAAAAATTCGTCAATGCTATGCCGCTGTATCGGCAGGAGCAGGAATTTAAGCGGCTTGGCGTAACGCTTTCCCGCCAAAACCTGTCCAACTGGGTTATTAAAGGTGTCGCACTTTTGGAGCCTTTGTTAGCAGCCCTAAAAAAAGAGTTGCTTTCAAGGGATCTGTTGCACGCCGATGAAACTACTCTGGAAGTGTTGTGTGAACCCGGCAGACCGGCACAGACAGATTCCTATATGTGGTTATATCGAACGTCCGGGGATACGGATCATCCGGTTGTGCTCTATGACTACCAGGAAGGGCGCAGCGGGCAATTTGCCAAGGCGTACCTTGCAGGGTTTTCCGGCTATCTTCAGACCGATGGTTGGCATGGCTATCACAAGGTAGAAGAAGCCGGTGTAACCTTGTGCGGCTGTTGGGCACATGTTCGGAGAAAATTCAATGAAGCCTTGGTCGGCCCTGCGGCTAAACAGCCGGATAGTAAAGAAGCGATAGGTCTTGCCTATTGCAATAAGCTTTTCGATGTTGAAAAAAAGGCCGAGCACATGACGCCGGAAGAACGGCATGAACTAAGGCAAAAAGAAGCTAAACCAATTATCGAAGAGTTTTATAAATGGATAGAAGCTTGTTGGGCTGATACCTTGCCGCAAAGTCTACTGGGCAAGGCGCTTACCTATGCCCAAAATCAGAAAAAGTATCTGACAGCCTATTTGGCCGATGGCCGCATCGAAATATCGAATAATCGTGCGGAGCGATCTATCAAGCCTTTTGTGATTGGACGAAAAAACTGGCTGTTTTGCAATACGCCTGGTGGCGCAAGATCGTCCGCCGCTGTTTACAGCCTGATTCAGACGGCTGCAGAAAATGGATTAAATCCGCAAGCCTATCTGGAATATGCCTTTAGGCAAATCCAACTGCAGGATACGCTCTGTATTGAAAAACTACTTCCGTGGGCTGAAGAAATTCCTGTAAGCTGTAAAATGCCTAATAAAAAAGCATAA